TCGGAGCGAGGCCCGGCGTCCTGGCGTCGCGCACGGCGGGGCGGCACGCTTCGCTGGCGAGCTTCGCCACTTGGGCGCGCATCTCGGTTTCCGGCCCCAAGATGGTCTGGTCGCTCAAGGACACCCACGAACCCGCGAGGGAGGACGAGACGCACAGGGCGGCGATCGGGATCAGCATTCGTTTCACGACGTCACCTTCGCAGGGCAGGCATGACCGAAGGATGTCGGCGGGACGGATTCGCGGAGCGTCACTTGGCATTCTCCAGGAACAAGTCCATGGTAATGCCGTAGCGGTCGTGGTTGTCGTGAAAGACCGCGAGCACGCGCGTCGAGAAGGTCCGCTCGTCGGTGGAGCTCAACAGGAGCTGCTCCTTGACGCCGTCGCGAACCTGCGTGGCGCTCACGTGGTAGCGGCCGATCGGCACGTTTCGCACGCCGTGACCGACGACGAACGGGCGGGTGAAGGACGCGGTCGAGCCGAGGATGTTCGGACCGTCGGGCGTGAAGGTGAACGACAAGGTGTCGTAGTCGAGTTCCACGTTCGAGTGCGCCACGGTGGTGTTCACCGTGCCGACGGGCAGCTTGGCGGGGTCGAGCGTGAAATCGCGCACGGCGC
This DNA window, taken from Deinococcus yavapaiensis KR-236, encodes the following:
- a CDS encoding carboxypeptidase regulatory-like domain-containing protein; the protein is MNRVALPALILAASLAAFGTTRAASPTPTASTPWAMSGTVRDTAGRPVVGVDVFADHTAYYDMNVVGKTDARGQYRLTLARHAGTWSAGAYLRLNVGGETFEVRLAPNVDVPFDGAKGAVRDFTLDPAKLPVGTVNTTVAHSNVELDYDTLSFTFTPDGPNILGSTASFTRPFVVGHGVRNVPIGRYHVSATQVRDGVKEQLLLSSTDERTFSTRVLAVFHDNHDRYGITMDLFLENAK